The DNA sequence GCACTTGTGTTACCACGCCATTAAACGTTTCGCCCATGTAGGCGTCTACTGTAAATTCTACACGTTGACCTTCTTTTACGTTACCTATATCGGCTTCATCAACATCGGCTTCCACTTGCATTTCTTTTAAATCTTGTGCAATGGTAAATAAGGTTGGTGTACTATAACTTGCTGCTACGGTTTGGCCTTCTTCAATATCTCTAGAGAGTACCACACCATCAATGGGTGAATAAATATTGGCATAACCCAAATTGGTTTTTGCTTGTTCTAAGTCTGAATAACGCTGTGTAACCGTGCCTTTTGCTGTTTCGTAATTGTAGGTAGCATCATCAAAATCAGATTTGCTAATGACTTGATTGTCGAACAATGTTTTTTGTCTGTCGTAAATCGTTTTCATGTAATTTCTTTGACTTAAAGCATTGTCATAAGCTGCTTGAGCTTGTGTTTTTGCAGCTTGAAGGTTGGTTTTGTCCAATTCTGCAATTAATTGGCCTTGTTTAACCACACTGTTGTAGTCTACATAAATTTTTTCAACAACACCCGAAACTTGTGTACCAACATCTACTTGATTTATAGGTTCAATGGTTCCTGTTGCAGTTACCATAGTGGTTACATTTGCTTTTTTTGCTACTACCGTTTTTGCTTCTATAACTATGGCATCGCCACTGTTTATAAAACGCAATGCTATAACGGTTAGTGCAATTAGTATTATGCCACTTATTATGATTTTCTTTTTGTTATTCATGACTGTATTATTAAAGTTTGATATCGTTTCCTTGGTAAAATTGTAATAATTGATAGTATAGTATATTTAAATATTTTGCTTGCAAA is a window from the Pseudalgibacter alginicilyticus genome containing:
- a CDS encoding efflux RND transporter periplasmic adaptor subunit, encoding MNNKKKIIISGIILIALTVIALRFINSGDAIVIEAKTVVAKKANVTTMVTATGTIEPINQVDVGTQVSGVVEKIYVDYNSVVKQGQLIAELDKTNLQAAKTQAQAAYDNALSQRNYMKTIYDRQKTLFDNQVISKSDFDDATYNYETAKGTVTQRYSDLEQAKTNLGYANIYSPIDGVVLSRDIEEGQTVAASYSTPTLFTIAQDLKEMQVEADVDEADIGNVKEGQRVEFTVDAYMGETFNGVVTQVRLNPTITSNVVTYTVIVKAENEDLKLKPGLTATISIYTLELNNVLTAEAKAINFSPDTETLSTYNMHHELPETTAHPTTSKNVLWVLGKDRSITPTTVTLGASDGVNVQVLSGISEGEQLVYSLKGVTKGEAGPPAGANESPFMPQRPGAKKK